Proteins encoded by one window of Chryseobacterium foetidum:
- a CDS encoding DUF2683 family protein, which produces MTTITIKINERTKAGKTLRNLIDIFSKEKNGVEIISEKDNYNEEFVEKILNSHKNDKRVIIETDKLWESI; this is translated from the coding sequence ATGACAACAATAACGATTAAAATTAACGAACGTACCAAAGCAGGTAAGACTTTGAGAAATTTGATTGACATTTTTTCTAAAGAAAAGAATGGAGTTGAAATAATTTCTGAGAAAGATAATTATAACGAAGAGTTTGTTGAAAAGATTTTAAATTCTCATAAAAATGATAAGCGTGTAATCATTGAAACTGATAAATTGTGGGAAAGTATCTGA
- a CDS encoding SDR family NAD(P)-dependent oxidoreductase codes for MFSLKNKKAVVTGGGSGIGQAIAVQLAANGAEVHILEITEQNGQETLGKIQSAGGNAKVYACDVSKQKDVLEVFGQIGAIDILVNNAGIAHIGKADTTSEEDFDRIYNVNIKGVYNCLFAAIPQIRKSNGGVIINMASIAALVGIPDRFAYSTAKGAVKAMTMSVAKDYISENIRCNSISPARVHTPFVDGFLKNNYPDHIEEMFAKLSKTQPIGRMAQPEEVASLALYLCSDEASFITGVDYPIDGGFTTLNN; via the coding sequence ATGTTTTCATTAAAAAATAAAAAAGCCGTTGTGACAGGCGGAGGAAGCGGGATTGGGCAGGCGATTGCCGTTCAGTTGGCAGCCAATGGTGCGGAAGTTCATATTCTTGAAATTACAGAGCAGAACGGACAGGAAACGCTTGGAAAAATTCAGTCTGCGGGAGGAAATGCGAAAGTTTATGCCTGTGACGTTTCAAAACAGAAGGATGTTTTGGAAGTTTTCGGGCAGATTGGAGCAATTGATATTTTGGTTAATAATGCAGGAATCGCACATATAGGAAAAGCAGACACGACTTCGGAAGAGGATTTTGACAGAATTTATAATGTCAACATTAAAGGGGTTTACAATTGTCTGTTTGCAGCAATTCCTCAGATTAGAAAATCTAACGGCGGCGTGATTATTAATATGGCTTCGATTGCTGCGTTGGTGGGAATTCCTGACCGTTTTGCGTACAGTACGGCAAAAGGTGCGGTGAAAGCAATGACGATGAGTGTTGCGAAGGATTATATCAGTGAAAATATCCGCTGTAATTCGATTTCTCCGGCAAGGGTGCATACGCCTTTTGTGGATGGATTTTTAAAGAATAATTATCCTGATCATATTGAAGAAATGTTTGCTAAATTATCAAAGACACAACCTATCGGAAGGATGGCTCAGCCTGAGGAAGTGGCCTCGTTAGCGCTTTATCTGTGCAGTGACGAAGCGTCATTTATTACGGGTGTGGACTATCCTATCGACGGTGGTTTTACGACTTTGAACAATTAA
- a CDS encoding Txe/YoeB family addiction module toxin translates to MGKYLIKYTETAIKDLQKHKKSGDKATLNRISKIISELEEHPYIGIGQPEQLKYKLSGFWFRRINQKDRIVYTVEEETVIVEIISAMGHYEDK, encoded by the coding sequence GTGGGAAAGTATCTGATAAAATATACTGAAACAGCAATTAAAGATTTACAGAAACACAAAAAATCAGGAGATAAAGCTACACTTAACAGAATTTCAAAAATTATATCGGAATTGGAAGAGCATCCGTACATTGGAATCGGTCAACCTGAACAATTAAAATATAAGCTTTCAGGTTTTTGGTTCCGAAGAATTAATCAGAAAGATAGAATTGTTTATACCGTTGAGGAAGAAACTGTAATTGTTGAAATTATTTCTGCAATGGGACATTACGAAGATAAGTGA
- a CDS encoding amidohydrolase family protein: MIIDSHVHFWKFDPVRDSWITDEMNAIQKDFLPEDFSFYLNENQVDGCVAVQASQSDEETDFLLNLAKENTFIKGVVGWIDLASDHIEELLENYQSEKLIKGFRHVAEGEDLGFLLKENVLNGISKLHQFDYTFDILLRQNQLTDAVRLSEKLPEQPFILDHCGKPDLRTNDLKDWKQNITELAQNPNVYCKISGLLTQGNWKLIDEKSIFEVLDFVFAKFGIQRLVFGSDWPVMLLGGNYALWMELISKYLQQFSNKEQEQFFSGNAEQFYKL, from the coding sequence ATGATTATTGATTCTCACGTTCATTTTTGGAAGTTTGATCCGGTTCGGGATTCCTGGATTACGGATGAAATGAATGCTATCCAAAAAGATTTTCTTCCTGAAGATTTTTCGTTTTATTTAAATGAAAATCAGGTTGATGGCTGTGTTGCTGTTCAGGCGAGTCAAAGTGATGAGGAGACGGATTTTTTGTTGAATTTAGCGAAGGAAAATACTTTTATTAAAGGTGTTGTTGGCTGGATTGATTTGGCTTCTGATCATATTGAGGAATTGCTTGAAAATTATCAGTCTGAAAAGTTGATTAAAGGTTTTAGGCATGTTGCAGAGGGAGAAGATCTTGGTTTTTTATTAAAAGAAAATGTTCTCAATGGAATTTCAAAGCTTCATCAGTTTGATTATACATTTGATATTTTGTTGAGACAGAATCAGCTTACTGATGCTGTTAGACTTTCGGAAAAACTACCTGAGCAACCTTTTATTTTGGATCATTGTGGAAAACCGGATTTGAGAACAAATGATTTGAAAGACTGGAAGCAAAATATTACAGAACTGGCTCAAAACCCAAATGTTTACTGTAAAATTTCGGGTCTTTTGACGCAGGGAAACTGGAAATTGATTGATGAGAAATCAATTTTTGAAGTCTTAGATTTTGTTTTTGCAAAATTCGGAATTCAGCGGTTGGTTTTTGGAAGCGACTGGCCTGTTATGTTGCTGGGAGGAAATTATGCTTTGTGGATGGAATTGATTTCAAAATATCTGCAACAATTTTCTAATAAGGAACAGGAACAATTCTTTTCTGGAAATGCTGAACAGTTTTACAAATTATAA
- a CDS encoding L-rhamnose mutarotase: MKKFCLALDLIDDLELIAEYENYHQNIWPEVRQSILDSGIRNMEIYRVRNRLFMIVEADEKFSFEAKNEADKNNPKVQEWEELMWKFQQQLPNSKAGEKWQLMDKIFSL; the protein is encoded by the coding sequence ATGAAAAAATTCTGTCTCGCTCTTGACTTGATTGATGACCTTGAATTGATCGCAGAATACGAAAATTATCATCAAAACATCTGGCCTGAAGTCAGACAAAGTATTTTGGATTCGGGGATTAGGAATATGGAAATTTATCGGGTTCGAAACAGATTGTTTATGATTGTGGAAGCTGATGAAAAATTTTCTTTTGAGGCTAAAAATGAAGCCGATAAAAACAATCCGAAAGTTCAGGAATGGGAAGAACTGATGTGGAAATTTCAACAGCAGCTACCCAATTCGAAAGCTGGAGAAAAGTGGCAATTGATGGACAAAATATTTTCACTGTAA
- the fucP gene encoding L-fucose:H+ symporter permease, which yields MNNNNSGSSVSSSTKKRNYSLPLILITSLFFFWGFIHNLDPILIKHLRSAFQLNHFQASLVDSAVFAAYFLLAIPAGMIIQKYGYKTGILVGLFFFAAGCFLFVPAANTVSYPFFLGALFVLSCGLAILETAANPYITVLGPPEKATQRLNFAQSFNGLAASIAPIVGGIFILSEEPKSQEELSTLSEAAKLAYIHAETALVKGPYLILGAVLLLVMIFFLFIKLPEVTENNEKSSKNYLQVLGVKNVGWGVLAQFFYIGAQIYVFSFLLVFAEDTIDMKGQEAKYYAGVAGFLFMIGRFAGTFLMKYISPQKLLAVYSVISTILTFWVIFGSGISTLYALVGLTFFMSIMFPTIFALGIESAGADTKPASSLLIMSIVGGAVIPPLASKITDISGNIQYSYAVPLLCFVIVFLFSLRFRNKSSLQ from the coding sequence ATGAACAACAACAATTCAGGAAGCTCAGTTTCTTCTTCAACGAAAAAGCGAAACTACAGTCTTCCGCTTATTCTGATCACGAGTCTGTTTTTCTTTTGGGGATTTATTCATAACCTCGATCCAATCTTAATTAAACATTTACGAAGTGCCTTTCAATTAAATCATTTTCAGGCATCTTTGGTTGATTCTGCCGTTTTTGCGGCGTACTTCCTTTTGGCAATTCCAGCGGGAATGATTATTCAGAAATACGGTTACAAAACAGGAATTCTGGTGGGATTATTTTTCTTTGCAGCAGGATGTTTTCTGTTTGTTCCCGCAGCTAATACTGTGAGTTATCCGTTCTTTCTTGGAGCTTTATTCGTCTTGTCATGTGGACTGGCCATTTTAGAGACGGCTGCAAATCCTTACATCACTGTTTTAGGACCACCTGAAAAAGCGACACAGAGATTAAACTTTGCTCAGTCTTTCAACGGTTTGGCAGCGTCGATTGCTCCCATTGTTGGTGGAATTTTTATACTGAGTGAAGAACCAAAATCGCAGGAAGAACTTTCAACACTTTCTGAAGCTGCAAAATTAGCTTACATTCATGCAGAAACTGCTTTGGTAAAAGGACCTTACCTGATTTTGGGAGCGGTTCTCTTACTGGTCATGATTTTCTTTCTATTCATTAAATTACCGGAAGTAACCGAAAACAACGAAAAATCTTCTAAAAATTATCTTCAGGTTTTAGGTGTGAAAAATGTGGGATGGGGAGTACTTGCTCAGTTTTTTTACATCGGTGCACAGATTTATGTCTTCAGTTTTCTTTTGGTTTTCGCAGAAGACACCATTGATATGAAAGGTCAGGAAGCCAAATATTATGCAGGCGTCGCGGGTTTTTTGTTTATGATTGGCCGTTTTGCCGGAACTTTTCTGATGAAATATATTTCGCCGCAAAAATTGCTTGCAGTGTACAGCGTAATCAGCACCATTCTTACATTCTGGGTTATTTTCGGATCAGGAATTTCTACTTTATATGCACTTGTTGGATTGACTTTCTTCATGTCCATTATGTTTCCGACGATTTTTGCTTTGGGAATTGAAAGTGCCGGTGCAGATACAAAGCCTGCCTCAAGTCTTCTCATCATGTCGATTGTAGGAGGCGCGGTCATTCCTCCTCTTGCCAGTAAAATCACAGATATTTCAGGGAATATTCAGTATTCGTATGCTGTACCTCTACTCTGTTTTGTCATTGTTTTTCTGTTTTCATTGAGGTTCAGAAATAAAAGTTCCCTACAATAA
- a CDS encoding DUF4385 domain-containing protein — protein MRKQKPTYLNFNLKDYAWKPDIDYRKHPELYRVGKGEQGVLICEPYKSEIGKYWRFKNSEIAEESSAKIYSLFMEYLESEDFVGADMARKYLQMGFTRARRYFNYKGGKKYDPENNYEPLERGTGDPEKAKSAEIFYKKWKEAEENPTYTELKQEWKDKLG, from the coding sequence ATGAGAAAACAGAAGCCCACTTACCTGAATTTCAACCTTAAAGATTACGCATGGAAACCCGATATTGACTATCGGAAACATCCTGAACTGTACAGAGTCGGGAAAGGTGAACAAGGCGTTTTGATTTGTGAACCTTATAAAAGCGAAATTGGAAAATACTGGCGTTTTAAAAATTCAGAAATTGCCGAAGAAAGTTCCGCGAAGATTTATTCACTGTTTATGGAATATTTAGAAAGTGAAGATTTTGTAGGCGCAGATATGGCCAGGAAGTATCTGCAGATGGGATTTACAAGAGCACGCAGATATTTTAATTATAAAGGCGGAAAAAAATATGACCCGGAAAATAATTACGAACCACTGGAGCGCGGAACCGGTGATCCCGAAAAAGCAAAGTCAGCAGAAATCTTTTATAAAAAATGGAAAGAGGCAGAAGAAAATCCAACTTATACAGAATTGAAACAGGAATGGAAAGATAAATTAGGCTGA
- a CDS encoding fumarylacetoacetate hydrolase family protein, translating into MKLIKFGQPGQEKPGVIIGDKRYDVSHLVRDYDENFFSGEAIENLKSEIHTHNLPEISSEERLGAPLARPSKIICVGLNYKDHAAETNAPIPQEPILFFKATSAIVGPNDDLIIPKTSTKTDWEVELAIVIGKKASYVSEENALEHVAGYVLHNDYSERAFQLERNGQWVKGKSCDTFAPIGPFIATPDEIEDIHNLRLWLKVNGEILQDGNTSNLIFNIPFVVSYISQFMTLLPGDIISTGTPAGVGLGQKPDPWYLKSGDVVELGIDGLGSSIQKVKAYDE; encoded by the coding sequence ATGAAATTAATAAAATTCGGACAGCCGGGACAGGAAAAACCGGGCGTCATCATTGGTGACAAGAGATATGATGTTTCTCATCTGGTGCGAGATTATGATGAAAATTTCTTTTCAGGTGAGGCGATTGAAAATTTAAAATCTGAAATACACACCCATAATTTACCTGAAATTTCTTCTGAAGAAAGACTGGGAGCACCTTTGGCAAGACCGTCTAAAATTATCTGTGTGGGACTGAATTATAAAGACCATGCCGCTGAAACCAACGCACCGATTCCGCAGGAGCCGATTTTGTTTTTTAAGGCGACTTCTGCGATTGTGGGGCCGAATGATGATTTAATCATTCCAAAAACGAGCACCAAAACCGATTGGGAAGTTGAGTTGGCCATTGTGATTGGAAAAAAAGCGAGCTATGTTTCTGAGGAAAATGCCCTTGAGCACGTTGCCGGCTATGTTTTGCACAACGATTACAGCGAAAGAGCCTTTCAGCTGGAAAGAAACGGACAGTGGGTAAAGGGGAAAAGTTGCGATACATTTGCACCGATCGGACCTTTCATTGCGACACCTGACGAGATTGAAGATATTCATAATTTACGTTTGTGGCTGAAAGTGAACGGGGAAATTCTGCAGGACGGGAATACATCTAATTTAATTTTTAATATTCCTTTTGTGGTGAGCTACATCAGTCAGTTTATGACGTTGCTGCCGGGTGATATCATCAGTACAGGAACGCCTGCCGGTGTTGGTTTGGGGCAAAAACCTGATCCCTGGTATCTGAAATCCGGCGACGTGGTGGAACTGGGAATTGATGGTCTGGGAAGCAGCATCCAAAAAGTAAAGGCGTACGACGAATGA
- a CDS encoding PAS domain-containing sensor histidine kinase, producing MNNSDHHNSLRLYQQALDSSNSGIIITDNNIEDNPIVYCNKAFENMTGYSRHEIIGHNCRFLQMNDRHQRARQEIKSAILDESETRIVIRNYKKNGDLFWNELFISPVKNEDGKTTHFIGVQNDITLQKQAEHELREEKANVEKKVRERTKELQEEEMFLSSIIQTVRESLLVLDENFHVLSANNHFLKTFKVTSEDTIGKLLYELGNHQWDIEALKELLIKILPTSNPVIDFEVEHDFPYIGKKIMILNAYRIEFEGQYKDRILLAIEDVSERREIEKRKDDFLSIASHELKTPLTTIKGLVQILQRFTGEGLSEKYSDTLNKVAVHVDRLNNLITDLLDTSKIQSGNIESHKERCDISSLVSNCVESIQIADDSHKIILSGDDEIYVNIDESQITQVVNNIIGNAVKYSPKSKPIYINISKVANYVKISVKDQGLGISHSDKSKIFERFYRAGSTQKQYPGMGIGLYVSQKIIDNHKGTIWVESELGHGSTFHFTIPF from the coding sequence TTGAATAATTCAGATCATCATAACAGCCTGAGATTATATCAGCAGGCTCTCGACTCCTCAAATTCCGGGATTATAATCACAGATAATAATATTGAGGATAATCCCATTGTTTACTGCAACAAAGCTTTTGAAAATATGACAGGATATTCCCGTCACGAAATCATAGGGCACAACTGTCGCTTTCTGCAGATGAATGACAGGCATCAGAGGGCAAGGCAGGAAATTAAATCAGCCATCCTGGATGAGTCTGAGACCCGAATTGTGATCCGAAATTATAAGAAAAACGGCGATCTTTTCTGGAATGAATTATTTATATCTCCTGTTAAAAACGAAGATGGAAAAACAACCCATTTCATTGGTGTACAAAATGATATCACTCTTCAAAAACAGGCCGAGCATGAACTGAGGGAGGAAAAGGCAAATGTGGAGAAAAAAGTGCGCGAACGTACAAAAGAACTTCAGGAAGAAGAGATGTTTCTTTCCAGCATTATTCAGACTGTGAGAGAGAGCCTGCTTGTACTGGATGAAAACTTTCATGTGCTGAGCGCCAATAATCATTTCCTCAAAACGTTTAAGGTAACTTCAGAAGACACGATTGGCAAACTGCTTTACGAGCTTGGAAATCATCAGTGGGATATAGAGGCATTGAAGGAACTTTTAATTAAAATTCTTCCTACGAGCAATCCAGTTATAGATTTTGAAGTTGAGCATGACTTCCCGTATATTGGCAAAAAAATAATGATTCTGAACGCTTACAGAATCGAATTTGAAGGTCAGTACAAAGACAGGATACTTTTGGCAATTGAAGATGTTTCTGAACGCCGGGAAATTGAAAAAAGGAAAGATGATTTCCTTTCTATTGCAAGCCATGAACTGAAAACACCGCTTACCACAATTAAAGGACTTGTACAGATTTTACAGAGATTTACCGGAGAAGGACTGAGTGAAAAATATTCTGATACTTTAAATAAAGTGGCAGTGCACGTAGACAGATTAAATAATCTGATCACAGATCTTCTGGATACCTCTAAAATACAGTCGGGAAATATAGAATCACACAAGGAGCGCTGTGATATTTCAAGTCTTGTAAGTAACTGCGTTGAAAGCATACAGATTGCCGATGACAGTCATAAAATAATTCTAAGTGGAGATGACGAGATTTATGTAAACATAGACGAATCGCAAATTACCCAGGTTGTAAATAATATAATTGGCAACGCAGTAAAATATTCACCTAAATCAAAACCCATTTACATTAACATCTCGAAGGTGGCCAATTATGTAAAAATTTCAGTGAAAGATCAGGGGCTGGGTATAAGCCACAGTGATAAATCGAAAATATTTGAGAGGTTTTACAGAGCAGGCAGTACACAGAAGCAATATCCCGGGATGGGAATTGGTCTGTACGTGAGCCAGAAGATAATTGATAATCACAAAGGTACGATTTGGGTAGAATCTGAGCTTGGTCACGGTTCTACATTTCATTTTACCATACCTTTTTAA
- a CDS encoding type II toxin-antitoxin system RelE/ParE family toxin, with protein sequence MAFKIVTTSEANRDIINSFEYYRDVAGKRVANSFFRDFKFTVSKLRKVTYYQKIHNDFHRLPLKVFPFIIIYKIEKDKEIIKIFRVFHTSQNPEKYP encoded by the coding sequence ATGGCGTTTAAAATAGTAACCACTTCTGAAGCAAACAGAGATATTATAAATTCTTTCGAATATTACAGAGATGTCGCTGGTAAACGAGTAGCAAACAGTTTCTTTAGAGATTTCAAATTTACAGTGAGCAAACTTAGGAAAGTTACTTACTACCAAAAAATCCACAACGATTTTCACCGTTTGCCTCTTAAAGTCTTTCCATTCATTATTATTTATAAGATTGAAAAAGACAAGGAAATTATAAAAATTTTCAGAGTTTTTCATACCTCGCAAAATCCTGAAAAATATCCATAA
- a CDS encoding L-fucose dehydrogenase, with protein MNLNLDHKIIIVSGGAKGIGNAIAKVLAEENALPIIIGRNENDNRNAVQEILENGDKSDFVTAELSQPEECKKAIDEVVKKYGKIDGIVNNAGVNDGVGLENGSYEGFISSYHKNVVHYYLLVHHALPYLKESKGSILNIGSKTAETGQGGTSGYAAANGARNALTREWAVELLPYSIRVNAIIVAEAWTPLYESWISTFENPEKKLKSITSKIPLENRMTTSEEIANMAVFLLSEKSSHTTGQLIHVDGGYVHLDRSLG; from the coding sequence ATGAATTTAAATTTAGACCATAAAATAATCATAGTAAGTGGCGGTGCAAAGGGAATTGGAAATGCGATTGCTAAAGTTTTAGCTGAAGAAAATGCGTTGCCAATAATTATCGGAAGAAATGAAAACGATAACAGAAATGCCGTTCAGGAAATCCTAGAAAATGGTGACAAATCTGATTTTGTGACTGCTGAACTTTCTCAACCTGAAGAATGCAAAAAAGCCATAGATGAAGTCGTGAAAAAATATGGTAAAATCGATGGAATTGTCAATAACGCTGGTGTCAACGATGGTGTTGGACTGGAAAATGGTTCATATGAAGGTTTTATTTCCTCCTATCATAAAAATGTGGTGCATTACTATCTTTTGGTGCATCACGCACTTCCCTATCTGAAGGAAAGTAAGGGTTCGATTTTAAATATTGGAAGCAAAACAGCAGAAACCGGACAGGGCGGAACATCCGGATATGCCGCAGCAAACGGGGCGAGAAATGCTTTGACGAGAGAATGGGCGGTTGAACTTTTGCCTTACAGCATCCGTGTGAATGCAATCATCGTTGCAGAAGCGTGGACTCCGCTTTACGAATCATGGATATCAACTTTTGAAAATCCGGAAAAGAAGCTAAAAAGCATTACTTCAAAAATTCCTTTGGAAAATCGTATGACGACTTCCGAAGAAATTGCGAATATGGCAGTGTTTCTTCTATCTGAAAAATCTTCGCATACTACTGGACAATTGATTCATGTGGATGGAGGTTATGTGCATTTGGATAGGAGTTTGGGGTAA
- a CDS encoding UxaA family hydrolase: protein MSNLILKINPKDNVLVALQDIPAETEIVFEGQTYKTLEPIPAKHKFFMNDMKQGDEIFMYGVLVGKVQYDLASGTRMTTDNTKHAADPFYYRDVDYQWTKPDVSRFLHKTFKGYHRSNGDVGTANYWLFIPTVFCENRNLDIIKESLYDSLGYAVDAKYKNYTHQLVEAISKGENLDEIDFSPSNIPTKERVFKNVDGIKFLNHTGGCGGTRQDSDSLSKLLAAYADHPNVAGVTLLSLGCQHLQIDNFKKDLYHRNPDFDKPLLVFEQQKAVSEETMIKDSIFETLKGLQEINKIEREDAPLSKLCVGVKCGGSDGFSGISANPAVGHLADILSVLGAKVLLAEFPELCGAEQELIDRAVNQETAEKFIRLMTEYDELAHAVGSGFYMNPSPGNIKDGLITDAIKSAGAAKKGGSSPVVDVLDYTEPATKPGLSLVCTPGNDVEATTGKAASGATLILFTTGLGTPTGNPVCPVIKVATNTVLAERMSDIIDIDTGAIVRGEKTIQQMGEDILDFCIEVASGNIIPKAVALNQDDFIPWKRGVSL, encoded by the coding sequence ATGAGCAATTTAATTTTAAAAATAAATCCAAAAGACAACGTTTTAGTCGCCCTTCAGGATATTCCTGCGGAAACTGAAATTGTTTTTGAAGGACAAACGTACAAAACTCTTGAACCCATTCCTGCCAAACATAAATTTTTTATGAATGACATGAAACAGGGTGACGAGATCTTTATGTACGGTGTTTTGGTTGGAAAAGTGCAGTATGATTTGGCATCAGGAACAAGAATGACGACGGACAATACAAAGCATGCTGCTGATCCATTTTATTATCGGGATGTGGATTATCAATGGACAAAACCTGATGTTTCCAGATTTTTGCATAAAACCTTTAAAGGTTATCACCGTTCAAACGGCGATGTGGGAACGGCTAACTACTGGCTTTTTATTCCAACTGTTTTCTGTGAAAACCGAAATCTAGATATCATTAAAGAATCTCTGTACGACAGTTTGGGATATGCGGTTGATGCAAAATATAAAAACTATACACATCAATTGGTGGAAGCAATTTCCAAAGGAGAAAATCTGGATGAAATTGATTTTTCGCCATCCAATATTCCAACGAAAGAACGAGTTTTTAAGAATGTTGACGGCATCAAATTTCTCAATCACACCGGCGGTTGTGGCGGAACACGACAGGATTCGGATTCTCTGAGTAAACTGTTGGCTGCTTATGCCGACCATCCCAACGTGGCTGGAGTTACTTTGTTGAGTCTGGGTTGTCAGCATCTCCAGATTGATAATTTTAAAAAAGATTTATACCACAGAAATCCTGATTTTGATAAACCTTTACTCGTTTTTGAACAGCAGAAAGCAGTAAGTGAAGAAACAATGATTAAAGATTCTATTTTTGAAACATTGAAAGGTCTTCAGGAAATCAACAAAATTGAACGTGAAGATGCTCCGCTAAGTAAACTTTGTGTTGGGGTGAAATGTGGCGGAAGCGATGGTTTCAGTGGTATTTCAGCAAATCCTGCAGTTGGACATCTTGCGGATATTCTTTCGGTTTTGGGAGCTAAAGTCCTCCTTGCTGAATTTCCTGAATTATGCGGAGCGGAACAGGAATTAATAGACCGAGCCGTAAATCAGGAAACTGCAGAAAAATTCATCCGACTGATGACGGAATACGATGAACTGGCACATGCCGTTGGTTCAGGTTTTTATATGAATCCATCGCCAGGGAACATTAAGGATGGATTGATAACCGATGCCATTAAATCCGCAGGAGCAGCGAAAAAAGGTGGCTCCTCTCCTGTCGTAGATGTTTTGGATTATACCGAACCTGCTACAAAACCGGGTTTAAGTTTAGTCTGCACCCCTGGAAATGATGTGGAAGCAACCACGGGAAAAGCCGCTTCAGGAGCGACTTTAATATTGTTTACGACTGGACTTGGAACGCCGACGGGAAATCCGGTTTGTCCGGTGATCAAGGTGGCAACAAATACTGTTTTGGCTGAAAGAATGTCGGATATTATTGATATTGATACAGGAGCAATTGTTCGTGGCGAAAAAACGATTCAGCAGATGGGCGAAGATATTTTGGATTTCTGTATTGAAGTGGCAAGCGGAAATATTATTCCCAAGGCAGTGGCTTTGAATCAGGATGATTTTATTCCCTGGAAAAGAGGGGTTAGTTTATAG